The genomic segment GGGCAATAGGGCAGGCGGGCCGAGATCACCGTCCGGACACCGGGCAGCAGCGCTTGCGGCGCCAGACGCAGCGCTGCATGTTTGGCCATATAATCCATCTGCCCGTGCCGTCCCAGATCCAGCCAGCGCAGCAACCCGGGTGCAGCCGCGGCCACGTCGATGCCGCTGACGCCGATGGCGGCAAAGCCCAGTTCGGCACCCCAGGAGCTGATCTGCTGCCGTAGCGCGGCCGCGTCGCCGACGCTCAATGATGGCGCGTCGCCCGTCGCTCGCCTCCCACCCGTCTCGGAGTCCTCATCGTGCATAGCCCGGATGATAACCAGTCCGCCCTCCGCCTGCACCTGCCGGATGCCGCCGCCACCGCTCGTGTCGGCGGCGCGCTGGCGCCGCTGCTCGAGCCCGGAATGGTCGTTGCGCTCGATGGCGACCTGGGCGCCGGCAAGACCACCCTGGTGCGCGCGCTGTTGCGCGCCCGAGGCCATTGTGGTCCCGTCAAAAGCCCTACGTATGCGCTGGTTGAAATTTATGTGATTTCGAGGATATACTTCTATCACTTTGATTTCTATCGTTTCAACTTTCCGGAAGAATTTCTGGATGCTGGGCTTGGCGAGTATTTCCGTGACGATGCGGTCTGTCTGGTCGAATGGCCGCAAAATGCGGCCGGGTACATGCCTGCGGCCGACCTCGTCCTGCGCCTGCGTTTCGCGCAGCGTGCAAGGGAGGTGGACATCGTCGCCGGCAGTGAGGAGGGTCGAGAATGTCTGCGAGCGCTGAGAAGCGGCTGGTTGCCCGCCGCCGGCTGATCAAGTTCACCGGCGCGTCACTGCTGTTGTCGGTCAGCCCGCTGGGGCAGGCCGCGGCGGGACGCGCCGTGGGAATCGTGGCAGTGCGGGTCTGGCCGGCGGCCGACTATACACGCGTGACGATCGAGCACAACGCACCACTGAAATACACCCATTTCCTGGTCAAGGACCCCGACCGTCTGGTGGTCGATCTCGAGGGAGTCGAGTTCAACGGCGTTCTCGACGGCCTCGCGAGCAAGGTCGCCGCCGATGACCCCAACATCCGCCTGCTGCGCGCCGGCCGCTACAAGCCCGGAGTCGTTCGCCTGGTGATGGAACTCAAGGGGGAGGCCAATCCACAGGTGTTCGAACTGGCACCGGTCGGTGGCTACGGCCACCGACTGGTTCTCGACGTCTATCCACTCAATCCGCCCGATCCGCTGCTCTCGCTGATCGACAGGAATGAGCCCGGGCAGGCGGTGGTCGAGAGCCGGACGGCCAGCCGGCCAGACAGCCGCAGCGAGGCGCGGCCCGAGGCCGTGGCCGACAGCCGGCGCGAGGTCCGGAGCGAAGCGGCGCCAAGCGAGCAGAAGGCTGCGGCCAAGCGCGCGGGCCGCCCAATGGTCGATCGCCTGGTCACCATCACGCTCGATCCCGGGCATGGTGGCGAAGACCCGGGCGCGGTCGGCAGCGGTGGCAGCTACGAGAAAAACGTCACGCTGGCCGTCGCCCGGCGGCTGAAGGCCAAGATCGAGGCCGAGCCGAACATGCGCGCGGTGCTCACCCGGGACGCTGACTACTTCGTGCCGCTGCAGGCGCGCGTGCAGAAGGCGCGCCGAATCCAGTCGGACCTTTTCGTCTCGATCCACGCCGATGCGTTCGTCCGGCCCGATGCCAACGGCTCGTCGGTCTTCGTCCTCTCGGAGAGCGGCGCCTCGAGTTCGGCAGCGCGTTACCTGGCTCAGAAGGAAAACGCCGCCGACCTGATCGGCGGGGTCAACATCGACGTCAAGGATCCGGTGCTGGCGCGGACGCTGCTCGATCTGTCGCAGACGGCGACGATCAACGACAGCCTGAAGCTCGGCAAGGCCGTTCTCGGCGAAATCGGCGGCATCAACCGCCTGCACAAGGCGAATGTCGAACAGGCCGGGTTTGCCGTCCTAAAGGCACCCGATATCCCGTCGATCCTGATCGAGACGGCCTTCATCTCCAACCCGGAGGAGGAGAAGAAACTGAACGACGAAGCCTATCAGGACAAGATGGCCGAGGCGATCCTGTCCGGCATCCGCAAGTACTTTGCCAAGAACCCGCCGCTCGCCAAGTCGCGGCTCGCGCGTCTCGACTGACGCCGGTCGCGTACCAGCCCTTCTCGGTTGCGGCTGGCCCAGAGGAGGTGCGAGGCCGTTCGCAGGGGGGGTTCCATAACGGCTTGGTCCCTGCTAGAATCCGCGTCCTGCACTGGCGACACTGGACGCCGTGCCGCTGTAGCTCAGTCGGTAGAGCAGCGCATTCGTAATGCGTAGGTCCCCAGTTCGATTCCGGGCAGCGGCACCAAAGAATCAAGCACTTGGCCTCGGTCAAAAGCCGGGGCTTTTTTGTGGGGTTACGCCGGGGTTACATTTGACGTAACCAAGCCGGGTTCTTGGCGGTCAGGGCCGTCGCGTTGCCAGCAACATCGGGTTGAACTTGGTCACCACATCACCGTTACGCAGTAACGCCCGGCGCCCGGTGCCCACGGATTGACCCGCGGCGCGTCACGTATACAATCCCCATAGGCACCGCCGCCAAGGCGCTCTCTCCCACCAGGTTCATCCGCCCCGGCGGTGAGAGCGCCTGGACAGCACGTCCTCGGCGGGACAGACAACACTATTCGTTAGGCCTCACAAGCACTATGAGCCCAGGCCTTACCCCCTCAGAAGCTTTGGTCAACCGGCTGAGCTCAAGCAGTTTCCTGCGGCTATGGACTCATCCGAATCCCGTTGGAAAGGGGGGCAAGGAGTTGTGCGATTGCCTAGTCGTGTGCGGTCCTCACATCATCATCCTCTCCGTCAAGGAAGTCGAGTACCGGGATACTGGCGACAAAACTGGTTGGGAAAGATGGCAGAAGGGAGCGATCGATAAGTCGGTCAAGCAAATCTGGGGCGCCGAGCGTTGGCTTCGAATGTCCGACCGTGTCCTTCGAAGCGACGGACGAGAGATCATGTTGCCGCCCAAGGAAGCTCGCCAATTTCATCGCATCACCGTCTCTCTCGGAGGTCGAGGCGAAGTACCTTTGCAGTGGGGAGACTTCGGACATGGCTTTGTTCACCTCTTGGACGAGCAGAGTCTGAAGGCGGCATTCAGCGAATTGACGACGGTCACAGACTTCGTGCGCTACCTGAGCGCCGCAGAGAACATCTTCGAGCGTGGTGTTCGACCAGTGTTTGCAGGCGGCGGAGCGGAGGATCTCTTGGCACTCTATGTTCAGAACGGATCCGACTTTGGTCTCTTCGATCCCGCCACAGGCCACCCGGCTCTCGCCATCATCACAGACGGGATCTGGGCAGCGCTCATCAAACAGGCAGACTATTTGGCTCGCAATCGAGACCTTGAGTCGTCGTATGCGTGGGACCGCCTGATCGAGAGCTACGCCGAGGACCTCCTCACCAACGGAATGTTCGACATGTTCCGGAGTGAGGTGACGCAGAACGAACTGGCACTCGTCGCCATGGCACTCCAGCCACGCGGGCACCGGGCGAATCTTGCCGACGCATTCCTTGAGTTCCTGGGGTCTGACCACGCGCGTGTTGCCGCCAGGTGCGTGGTGGCCGACGACGAAACAGCATTCGTATTCACGACGGGCGACTCGGCCGACCGCGAGCTTCGTGGGCGCGAGTTATTCCTTCGCTGCTTCGTTGTCCGTGGACGATGTCCGAGAGTCAAGACCGTCGTAGGCATCGCCACTGATCGGCCTAAGGCCGGCAAACGCAGTCATTCGTCCGATATCGTTTATCTGCACCTGCCGACCTGGGATCCAACGGACGACAAGAAGGTGAATGGCATTCAGGCTGATCTGGGCTATTTCAAGAACACAACGTGGCCAACATAGCGGTGACGCCTGACGAACAAAGACAGATCGTGCGAAGCCACGACCTACCCCATCTGTTGGTCGAGCTCGGTGGAGGAAGCGCTGGGCCAATCTGCCAGCGGCAACTCGTTCAACTTCGCCCGCGACTCCCGCCAAGTCGGGTAGTGCAGTCCAAGCAGTGCCATGAAGCGGTCGCTGTGGGTCGGCTCAAGCAGATGAAGCATTTCGTGTACGACCACATACTCAAGGCATTCCTTCGGCTTCTTCGCCAGTTCCGTGTTCAAGCGGATCGTGCCAGCCGACGGATTGCAGCTACCCCACTTGGTCTTCATTTGCTGCACGTAGAACCCTCTCACCTCGACCTTGAGGCGCGGCCCCCAGGTCGCAATCAAAGGTGCCACCTCGGTCTTCAGGATCTGGCGATACCAGTTCGCCACGATCGCTTTTCTACCCGCCTCATCGGTGCCAGGGCGAACGCTCACCAGCAGCGTGGAGTGACGTAGCTGCACCGTTGCTGGCTCATCCGCCTCGATCAGCTTCATCAACATCCGCCGGCCCCATACGGAGTGACTCTCGCGGTCGATGAATTCGCGCCGGGTCTCGCGTTCCTGATCGCGCAACTTCTTCTGCTGCTGCTTGATCCAGGAGAGCTTGGAGATCGCGAAGAGCCGGATCGTGTCGAGCTTCATCCGTTCGGGGACGACCAGCCGCACGCGCCCGGTCGGCGGGTAGACGCTCAGGTGGATGTTCCGGATGTCCTTCTTGACCACGTCGAGAACGATGTCGCCGAGCTCGATCTGTGTGACCATCAATACTCCCGCTGCGCCTTGATGATCAGGAATATGCGCTCGACCTGCTGAGGATCGTTGCGCAGCAAAGGCAGCAGGGCGCGCTTGATTTCGTTCTCCTTCGCCTGATGTCCCCGCCAGTCGTCGGGCCGCACTCGTCGCACGGTTTCGTCGATGGCCAGTGCCAGTTCCAGCGCCGGGTTGTTCCCGGCGCCGTAAGCCGCTGGCGGTGGCTCTGCAACTCCACTGGCAGCAGGCGCGGCCATGGCCAGCAGGTTGTCGTACAGCGCGCGCAGCCACGGCCGGGTTCGCAGCACCTCGGGCGTGTCGGGTGCCTGCCCATGCAGCACGCGCTTGACCAGGTCGGCGATGCGCTGCAGGTACGCCTGGTAGTTCAGGCGCCGGGCGCGCAGGTCGGCGAGGATCTCCTCCAGCAACTTCGACATCCGGTCGTAGTAGGCCGGGTTGTTCAGATGCTCCTGCAGGATTCGGCTGCGCACGTTGTTGGCGATCGTCTCGGCTACGGCGTCCTTGTTGGCCTTGATGCCACCGGGCAGGCTGTCCACCGCGCTGGCGATGCCCGCCTTCACGATCACCTCCAATAGCGGCGTGTCGCCGAACGTCGAGATAGGCCGCGGCTCGGCCGCTTCGATGTAGGTGTCGATCAGGTGCCGCATGTCGGCCTCATAGGCCTTGAGGTCGATGGTCTCGCCGCTGGCTTTCCGGATGACCTCGCGGAGCTCCAGATAGCGCTGCACCTCCTTCTTGATGCGGGCGATGTCCTCAACGCTGTACTTCGCTGCTTCCAGGTCGTCGGCGATTGCGGCGTAGGCCCGCACCAGCGACACCGTCGCGGTGTACAGCGCCACGCGCTGCGGCTCGTGTTCAGCCAGGTCGGCCGCGATTTCGACGTTGCCGCAGAAATAATGGATGTGCTCCAGCTCGCCCTTGGGCGGCTTCACCGGTTCGCAGATCAGCGCCGCGGCTTCCAGCGCGTTGTCCAGCCGCTCGCGGCCCTTCGTCAGCCGGTCGTGCAGCAGCACGTCGGGGCTGACGCCGGGCGCACTGCGGTCCAGCTCCGACGTATAAACCTGTAGTGCCCCAGTTCCCTCGTCATTGACCAGCTTCCTGAACAAGTCCTTGTAATCGACGATGTAACCCACCGCCTTGTCGTCACCGTCCAGCCGGTTCACGCGGCAGATGGCCTGGAACAGGCCGTGGTCCTGCATGCTCTTGTCGATGTAGAGGTAGGTGCAGCTCGGCGCGTCGAAGCCGGTGAGCAGCTTGTCCACCACCACCAGCAGCTTCATGTTCGCGGGCTGTTCCTTGAACAGCTTCTTGGCGTTGTCCTCGTAGGTCTCGGTCTTGGACTTGCCGGGCTCGGCCTGCACGCCCTTCAGCAGCGCGGTGTAGGTGTCGTAGAGGAACTGCTTGTCGGTCTGCGTGTTGGCACCAGTCTCCTCCAGCGTCACGTCCTTGGCCAGCGGGTTGTACGAGGTGACCACCGCGCACTTGCCCTTGAAGGCGGTCTTCTGGAACAGCTCGAAGTACTTGCACGCCTCGTAGATGCTCGAAGCCACCAGGATCGCGTTGCCCCGTTGGCTGGCCAGGCGTGGCTTGACGCCGAAGTCGAACACGATGTCTTCGACCACGCGCTCCATGCGTGAGCGCGAGCTCAGCACGTTCTGCATCGTGCCCCATTGCTCGCGCAGCGCCGCCTTCTGCCAGGCGTTCAGGCCGCGGGTCTTCGCTTCGAACCATTTATCGATCTTGTCCTGCGAGCCCAGGCTCTGCTCGATGTCGCGCGCCTCGTACACCAGGTCGAGCACCACGCCATCTTCCACGCCCTCGCTGAACTTGTAGGTGTGGATGTAGTCGCCGAAGACCTCGCGGCTGGTCTGCGCGTCCTGCTTCAGCAGCGGCGTGCCGGTGAAGCCGATGAACACCGCGCCGGGCATCAGCGCCTTCATCGTCTTGTGCAGCTTGCCGCTTTGCGTGCGGTGGCATTCGTCGACGAAGACGAACACCTCGCCCACGGTGGGGCTGGGCTGCGAGGCCAGCTCCTTGATGAAGGTGTCGAAGTCGTCGACTCCCTTGCGCCCGAACTTGTGGATCAGCGAGCACAGCAGCCGCGGCTTGGCCTGGCCGAGCTGGTTCATCAGGTCCTGCCCGCTGCTGGTGCGCTTGATGGGCTCGCCGGCCTCTGTGAACACGCCCTCGATCTGCTTGTCCAGCTCATCGCGGTCGGTGACGATCACCACGCGGGCGTGCGGCCGGTTCTCCAGGATCCACTTGGCCAGCAGCACCATCACGATGCTCTTGCCGCTGCCCTGCGTGTGCCAGAGGATACCGCCCTTGCGGGCGTATGCGTGCTGCTGCGCCGCCTTGATGCCGAAGTACTGGTGCACCCGCGGCAGCTTCTTCACGCCGCCGTCGAACAGCACGAAGTCGTGCATCAGCTCGACCAGCAGCGCCTTGGCGCACATCTTCAGCAGGTACTTGTCGAGCTTGAAGCGGCGGTTGTCGGCCTCGTCTTCCTCCCACTTCAGGAAGTACTTCTCCGGCGTGCCGACGGTGCCGTACTGCAGCCCCTCGGAATCGTTGCCCGCGAAGACGAACTGCACCGTGCTGAAGAACCAGGCGTTGAACTCGGGCGTCTGGTTCGACAGGTTCTGCCGGATGCCGTTGCCGATGGACGTGCGGCTGTTCTTCAGCTCGACCACGCCCACCGCGATGCCGTTGACGTACAGCACCAGGTCGGGCCGCCGCTCGTGCCCGCCCAGCCCGCCGCGCAGCGTCACCTCCTCGGCGATGGCGAAGTCGTTGGCCAGCGGCTGCGCCCAGTCGATCAGCTTGACCGTCTCGGTCGCCTTGCTGGCTTCGATCTTCACCGGCACGCCGTAGCGCAGCAGGCCGTAGACCGCCTTGTTGTTGTCGTAGAGGCTGCGGTTGGGGTTGTCCGCCTCGGTGCGCAGCAGGTAGAGGGCGCGGTTGATCTGGTCGGGCGTGTTGCCGGCCATGTTCAACCAAGCGGTGAGCAGGCCCTCCTCGATGTTGCTGTTGCCGGTGCGGTCGGTCCAGTCGCCCAGCGCGCGATAGCCGAGCTCATCGCGGAACAGGGCGAGCACGCGGTTCTGCGTGGCGCGCTCGGGGGTGCCGATGCCGCTCATCTCACACTTCGTCGAAGTGGCACCACTGGTCCTCGGGCAAAGCCCGCAGGAACGCGCCGATCTGCTCGAGCTGGCCTTGCTGCTGCGCCCATTCGAGGTGTTCCTTGAACCGCAGTTGCTTCTCGATCGGCGTGGTGTGGTGCCAGGCGGCGAGGATCAGCGGCGCGGGCGGCTCCCAGCCTCCCGAGGGCTTCTGGCGCGGGTTCTTCAGCATCCCGTAGAGCCGGCTCCACTGCGGCGGCATCGGCACCAAGCGGTTGTTCGCGGTGCATTCGGCCCAGAGGGCGTCGTAGGCTGCAGCGGTGTTGCTCATACCAGCCGGGTCCTGCCGGTGAGCAGTTCCTGCATCATGGCCTGCTTGAGGTCACGAGTCTTGTGGCGGCGACGATTCAGCAAGTCCAGGTCCGCATCCATATCCGACAGCACTTCGGCAATGGCAGCTTGCTCCTGGAGTGGTGGAAGGTCGATCCAGGTCGACGAGAAGAAGGTCGGGCGAAGGTTGGGATATGCGCTGGTAGCGGTGTGTTCCTGCAACTGTCGCAGGGCCTTGTCGCTTCTCAGCACGTAGGACAAGAACTTGCCAAGGGCTCTTGACTTGACAGGCCGGAGCACCCGCACGAAGTTCGAGGCAGCCACGTTCGGTCGACCATCGCACCACCAGACCTTGCCCAGACCATTGCCACTCGTTGTGATGACGATATCGTCCAAGTGGCACCGCGCCTGTGCGAACTCGGCATCAGACAAGAAGCGCGATGCAGTGGAGGTCAGCACACCGTCTGGCGAGATGTCGCCTGCACGAATGATCTCTGCAGATGTCGGGCGATCGGCGTCAGGCTCTCGAGCGCCCCAGTACCCCGTTGCCCTGATCACGAGTTGTTGAAGGCTGGCGATCTCCCACTCGCCGTGGAAGCCGGGTAGGCGGGTTTGGCCGGTGAGGAGTTGCTGCATGGCGGCCTGTTTGAGGTCGTGCTTCTTGGCGATGAGCCGGTCCAGCGCGCCCAGCAGCGCATCCACATCGCTCAACGCTCCCGCGATGGCGCGTTGCTCATCTCGCCCTGGCAGCGGGAAGGCAAGCGGCTTGACGTGCTTGTTGTTGATCTGTGGGACCGATGTCGTATCGGCGAACCTCCACAGCCCGATGTGCGCAAGTGCGTAGTAGAGGTACTCGCAGTTGAGGTTTCCGGTTGGCGTTAGCGCCATGAGGTTCGTATCCATGTACGACGCTTCGCTCAGTATGCGAACCTTGTTCAACGCAATGGCAGCACCTCTTTTCGCGAAGACGACGCTATTTGCTGAAACTGTCGCGCCTTTCGAGAAGTGGTACGGCGTTGAAGCGGCGTCCAAGTACTTCTCGCTGCTATTCAGCTGCTCGACCTTGAAGTACGGCACGCCACTCGTCTCAAAGCGGAACAGTGACGGACTGGCTCCGCTGGTGATTCGCACGTGGTCGCCAAGGGCAACCACGTCCCAATCGCGCGGCACAGGCCCGGCCTCGCTTCTCTGTAGTCCAGACGCAATCACCACGCGGCCCCCATCTGCTTGAGGTATTCCTCAACGCGGCTGGCTAGCACTGCCACTTCGCCGGTGAGCTTCGGCAGCGGGGTGGCGTAGCGTTCGGCCAGTTGGCGAATGCGTCCAGTCAGCGTCTGCGACACCCGGTCCAGCTCGCCCTGCACGGCAGCAGCCAGCGTGGCCAGCCACTTGTCGTCCACGACGAGGGTCTTGATCTCGTCCTCTGTGAGCTGGCCGTACTTGGCAGCCACCTTGACCATCAGCGCGTCCTGCGCCGCCTTGAGCTTGGCGCCGACTTCGGTGTCCTGCTCGATGAGGGACAGGTATTCCTGCAGCACCACGCGCTCGTCCGCGGTGTCCGGGTCAGCTTTGTCGATCGCCTTAAATTGGGCGGTCACACTCGCCTTGGTGAGCTTGTCCTTGTCGTTCTTCGCTTCGTCCAGCAGGCCACCTTCGCCGCCGTGTTCCTCGGCCATCTCTTCCATCTGCTGCGCCAGGGTGGCGGCCTGCGCCTCCAGCGCCTCGATGGCGGCCTGCTCCTTCGCGTAGTAGCGGGCGATGACGAGCGCGGGCGGGATCAGCTCGGCGGCGTACTTCTTCCTGCCCACGGCGAAGTCGGGCCGGGTCTTGGTCTTGCTGGCCTTGTCTTCGACGATCAGCCGGGGCTGGGCGGCCGCCAGCCAGCCGTCGGCGGCGATGAGGTAGCAGTCGTCCTGCATCGTCTCGCCCCAGTAGTCCATCAGGTGCTGGTAGACGTCGTAGGCGTCGATCAGTGGGGCGTGATCGAAGGCTTGGAGCAACGCCTCGGCGATGGTGCCGATCAGGGCCTTGGGGTGGCCGTCCTGCGCAAAGCCGCGCAGGTGCGGCGTGTTGGCCGCCTTCCACTGCGCGAACAGCTCGTTGGCGGCCGCGATGAAGGCGGTGAACTCCGCGTGGCCGAAGATCGTCGGCTTGATCTCGGCGGGTGCGACACGGAGCCGGCTGTAGCCGGGGCGGTCGGCCAGTTCGAACAGCGCGGTGCGCACGGCGGGGAAGACCTGCCAGTAAGGGGCCAGCGCATCGAGGTCGCGGTCGGGGATGCCGCCGCGCAGGTGGGCGTGGATGTCCTGCAGGTCCTCGGGCTCGGTGCTGTCGATGTAGCGCGGCAGGTTGAGGTTGAACTCGTTCCTCGGGTCGCTGATCTCGGCCAGCGGCACGCGGCGCGCGTAGCCCGGAATGTCCACCTGACGGGTGAAGGTGTCGACGATGCGGTGGATGTCCTGCTCGCGCAGGCGGTTCTTCGGGCCGTCCTTGCGGAAGCCCTTGCTGGCGTCGATCATGAAGATGCCGCTGCCGGCTGACGACGCGTCGGCGCGGGCCGGGGCCTGAGCCTTGTCAAGCACGACGATGCAGGCGGGGATGCCGGTGCCGTAGAACAGGTTGGCCGGCAGGCCGATGATGCCGGCGATGTAGCCGCGCTGGACGAGGTTGCGGCGGATCACGCCCTCGGCATTGCCGCGGAACAGAACGCCGTGCGGCAGGATGCAGGCGCCCCGGCCGGTGCTCTTGAGCGAACGCAGGATGTGCAGCAGGTAGGCGTAGTCGCCCTGCTTGGCGGGCGGCGTGCCGTAGTGCTTGAAGCGTTCGTGCGGGTCGTTGGCCGGGTCGAGGCCGGTGCTCCAGCGCTTGTCGCTGAAGGGCGGATTGGCGACGACGTAGTCGAAGGTCTTGAGCTGGCCGGCGGCGTCGGTGAACAGCGGGTTGGCCAGCGTGTTGCCCTGCATCACCAGCGCCGTCGGGTTGTCGTGCAGGATCATGTTCATGCGCGCCAAGCCGGCGGTGGCGGAGTCCTTCTCCTGCCCGTAGAGCGTGACCTTGGAGCGGGCCGCGTCGCCCACCTTCAGCAGCAGCGAGCCCGAGCCGCAGGTGGGGTCGTAGACCGTGGTGGCGCTGGTGGTCTCGGCGCGGGCGATGCCCAGGATGCTGGCCATCACGCGGCTGACCTCGGCTGGCGTATAGAACTGGCCTTTGCTCTTGCCACTCTCGGTGGCGAAGTGCCGCATCAGGTACTCGTAGGCGTCGCCGAGGATGTCGTCGC from the Accumulibacter sp. genome contains:
- the tsaE gene encoding tRNA (adenosine(37)-N6)-threonylcarbamoyltransferase complex ATPase subunit type 1 TsaE — translated: MHSPDDNQSALRLHLPDAAATARVGGALAPLLEPGMVVALDGDLGAGKTTLVRALLRARGHCGPVKSPTYALVEIYVISRIYFYHFDFYRFNFPEEFLDAGLGEYFRDDAVCLVEWPQNAAGYMPAADLVLRLRFAQRAREVDIVAGSEEGRECLRALRSGWLPAAG
- a CDS encoding N-acetylmuramoyl-L-alanine amidase; the protein is MSASAEKRLVARRRLIKFTGASLLLSVSPLGQAAAGRAVGIVAVRVWPAADYTRVTIEHNAPLKYTHFLVKDPDRLVVDLEGVEFNGVLDGLASKVAADDPNIRLLRAGRYKPGVVRLVMELKGEANPQVFELAPVGGYGHRLVLDVYPLNPPDPLLSLIDRNEPGQAVVESRTASRPDSRSEARPEAVADSRREVRSEAAPSEQKAAAKRAGRPMVDRLVTITLDPGHGGEDPGAVGSGGSYEKNVTLAVARRLKAKIEAEPNMRAVLTRDADYFVPLQARVQKARRIQSDLFVSIHADAFVRPDANGSSVFVLSESGASSSAARYLAQKENAADLIGGVNIDVKDPVLARTLLDLSQTATINDSLKLGKAVLGEIGGINRLHKANVEQAGFAVLKAPDIPSILIETAFISNPEEEKKLNDEAYQDKMAEAILSGIRKYFAKNPPLAKSRLARLD
- a CDS encoding M48 family metallopeptidase; this translates as MVTQIELGDIVLDVVKKDIRNIHLSVYPPTGRVRLVVPERMKLDTIRLFAISKLSWIKQQQKKLRDQERETRREFIDRESHSVWGRRMLMKLIEADEPATVQLRHSTLLVSVRPGTDEAGRKAIVANWYRQILKTEVAPLIATWGPRLKVEVRGFYVQQMKTKWGSCNPSAGTIRLNTELAKKPKECLEYVVVHEMLHLLEPTHSDRFMALLGLHYPTWRESRAKLNELPLADWPSASSTELDQQMG
- a CDS encoding type I restriction endonuclease subunit R, translating into MSGIGTPERATQNRVLALFRDELGYRALGDWTDRTGNSNIEEGLLTAWLNMAGNTPDQINRALYLLRTEADNPNRSLYDNNKAVYGLLRYGVPVKIEASKATETVKLIDWAQPLANDFAIAEEVTLRGGLGGHERRPDLVLYVNGIAVGVVELKNSRTSIGNGIRQNLSNQTPEFNAWFFSTVQFVFAGNDSEGLQYGTVGTPEKYFLKWEEDEADNRRFKLDKYLLKMCAKALLVELMHDFVLFDGGVKKLPRVHQYFGIKAAQQHAYARKGGILWHTQGSGKSIVMVLLAKWILENRPHARVVIVTDRDELDKQIEGVFTEAGEPIKRTSSGQDLMNQLGQAKPRLLCSLIHKFGRKGVDDFDTFIKELASQPSPTVGEVFVFVDECHRTQSGKLHKTMKALMPGAVFIGFTGTPLLKQDAQTSREVFGDYIHTYKFSEGVEDGVVLDLVYEARDIEQSLGSQDKIDKWFEAKTRGLNAWQKAALREQWGTMQNVLSSRSRMERVVEDIVFDFGVKPRLASQRGNAILVASSIYEACKYFELFQKTAFKGKCAVVTSYNPLAKDVTLEETGANTQTDKQFLYDTYTALLKGVQAEPGKSKTETYEDNAKKLFKEQPANMKLLVVVDKLLTGFDAPSCTYLYIDKSMQDHGLFQAICRVNRLDGDDKAVGYIVDYKDLFRKLVNDEGTGALQVYTSELDRSAPGVSPDVLLHDRLTKGRERLDNALEAAALICEPVKPPKGELEHIHYFCGNVEIAADLAEHEPQRVALYTATVSLVRAYAAIADDLEAAKYSVEDIARIKKEVQRYLELREVIRKASGETIDLKAYEADMRHLIDTYIEAAEPRPISTFGDTPLLEVIVKAGIASAVDSLPGGIKANKDAVAETIANNVRSRILQEHLNNPAYYDRMSKLLEEILADLRARRLNYQAYLQRIADLVKRVLHGQAPDTPEVLRTRPWLRALYDNLLAMAAPAASGVAEPPPAAYGAGNNPALELALAIDETVRRVRPDDWRGHQAKENEIKRALLPLLRNDPQQVERIFLIIKAQREY
- a CDS encoding restriction endonuclease subunit S; translation: MVIASGLQRSEAGPVPRDWDVVALGDHVRITSGASPSLFRFETSGVPYFKVEQLNSSEKYLDAASTPYHFSKGATVSANSVVFAKRGAAIALNKVRILSEASYMDTNLMALTPTGNLNCEYLYYALAHIGLWRFADTTSVPQINNKHVKPLAFPLPGRDEQRAIAGALSDVDALLGALDRLIAKKHDLKQAAMQQLLTGQTRLPGFHGEWEIASLQQLVIRATGYWGAREPDADRPTSAEIIRAGDISPDGVLTSTASRFLSDAEFAQARCHLDDIVITTSGNGLGKVWWCDGRPNVAASNFVRVLRPVKSRALGKFLSYVLRSDKALRQLQEHTATSAYPNLRPTFFSSTWIDLPPLQEQAAIAEVLSDMDADLDLLNRRRHKTRDLKQAMMQELLTGRTRLV
- a CDS encoding type I restriction-modification system subunit M — translated: MALKKSELYSSLWQSCDELRGGMDASQYKDYVLVLLFVKYISDKYAGQFFAPITIPPGASFADMVALKGKSDIGDQINKKILAPLAAANKLSDMPDFADATKLGSGKEQVDRLTNLIAIFENPALDFSKNRADGDDILGDAYEYLMRHFATESGKSKGQFYTPAEVSRVMASILGIARAETTSATTVYDPTCGSGSLLLKVGDAARSKVTLYGQEKDSATAGLARMNMILHDNPTALVMQGNTLANPLFTDAAGQLKTFDYVVANPPFSDKRWSTGLDPANDPHERFKHYGTPPAKQGDYAYLLHILRSLKSTGRGACILPHGVLFRGNAEGVIRRNLVQRGYIAGIIGLPANLFYGTGIPACIVVLDKAQAPARADASSAGSGIFMIDASKGFRKDGPKNRLREQDIHRIVDTFTRQVDIPGYARRVPLAEISDPRNEFNLNLPRYIDSTEPEDLQDIHAHLRGGIPDRDLDALAPYWQVFPAVRTALFELADRPGYSRLRVAPAEIKPTIFGHAEFTAFIAAANELFAQWKAANTPHLRGFAQDGHPKALIGTIAEALLQAFDHAPLIDAYDVYQHLMDYWGETMQDDCYLIAADGWLAAAQPRLIVEDKASKTKTRPDFAVGRKKYAAELIPPALVIARYYAKEQAAIEALEAQAATLAQQMEEMAEEHGGEGGLLDEAKNDKDKLTKASVTAQFKAIDKADPDTADERVVLQEYLSLIEQDTEVGAKLKAAQDALMVKVAAKYGQLTEDEIKTLVVDDKWLATLAAAVQGELDRVSQTLTGRIRQLAERYATPLPKLTGEVAVLASRVEEYLKQMGAAW